A genomic stretch from Algoriphagus halophilus includes:
- the miaE gene encoding tRNA-(ms[2]io[6]A)-hydroxylase, which yields MSWEESTREKMLHLKLPTDPRWVNIAEMQIEDILTDHAYCEQKAASSCISLILRFFDLPELVDTLTPIVSEEWGHFERVMEQIRKRGLRFGEPRKDEYVTRLQGFVKKGGNRWQQLTEVLLLNALIEARSCERFKLLSKNIEDSELQSFYYELMISEAGHYVTFIELARKYQDPEIVNARWQEWLTFEAEVLKELGVRGDRMH from the coding sequence ATGAGTTGGGAAGAAAGCACCAGAGAGAAAATGCTTCATTTGAAGTTGCCAACTGATCCTCGCTGGGTCAATATTGCTGAAATGCAGATTGAAGATATATTGACGGATCATGCGTATTGCGAACAAAAGGCTGCTTCTTCATGTATTAGTTTGATTTTGAGATTTTTTGATTTACCTGAACTAGTGGATACATTGACTCCAATAGTTTCCGAGGAATGGGGGCATTTTGAGCGTGTCATGGAGCAAATTCGAAAAAGGGGGTTGAGATTTGGTGAACCTCGGAAAGATGAATATGTTACCCGTCTTCAAGGATTTGTCAAAAAAGGAGGCAATCGATGGCAGCAACTTACAGAAGTATTGTTGCTGAATGCATTGATCGAAGCCAGAAGTTGTGAGCGTTTTAAGTTATTGTCCAAGAACATTGAAGATTCTGAGCTTCAAAGTTTTTATTATGAACTTATGATTTCTGAGGCAGGACATTATGTGACTTTTATTGAACTGGCTAGAAAATACCAAGATCCCGAAATTGTAAATGCTCGCTGGCAGGAATGGTTGACATTTGAGGCGGAAGTGTTGAAAGAATTGGGGGTTAGAGGAGATCGAATGCATTGA
- a CDS encoding GyrI-like domain-containing protein — protein sequence MVVKIREIQPKELVGQKIVTSISKKETSKLWKPFREILKEKDLFPNLFYSIHRYGKAMQEGNFSSDTLFEKCAAIEVDSDRLDGLEKISLEGGKYAVFEHSGSVSKFQQTMQRFYQEWLPKSGYGLDNRAHFETFDEHYDPFSESSVELIWIPIKALE from the coding sequence ATGGTAGTAAAAATCAGAGAAATTCAGCCAAAGGAATTGGTGGGTCAAAAAATTGTGACCTCTATTTCGAAGAAAGAAACTTCAAAACTATGGAAGCCCTTTAGAGAGATTCTCAAAGAAAAAGACCTTTTTCCTAACCTTTTTTATTCCATCCATAGATATGGAAAAGCCATGCAGGAGGGGAATTTTTCATCAGATACTCTATTTGAAAAATGCGCAGCTATTGAGGTAGATTCTGATAGACTTGATGGGTTGGAGAAAATCAGTTTGGAAGGGGGGAAATACGCAGTATTTGAACATTCGGGATCCGTTTCCAAATTCCAACAAACCATGCAGAGATTTTATCAGGAATGGCTTCCTAAATCCGGATATGGATTGGACAATCGAGCCCATTTTGAAACATTTGATGAGCACTATGATCCTTTTTCAGAAAGTTCCGTTGAATTGATTTGGATACCCATAAAAGCCTTAGAATAA
- a CDS encoding ABC transporter permease: protein MNLIENIREALNSVKVNLLRTILTGAIIAIGISSLVGMLTAIDGIKTQIAESFSGLGANSFDIRNKGYSGGRAIQQGVTEKTYPKITFRETQAFKSEYSAIGSATVYTRVTGAAEIKRGSKKTDPNSRITGGDENYLNIKAMKIENGRNFSNLEVEYGNNVCVVGTEIISTLFEPNEDPINQKITVFGRPYVIVGVLEEQGGVGQDQGADRQVIIPIENASRLDRNGNFNYNITALSSDGTKIEYDMGQATEIMRKIRQDRVTMEDSFDLTKSQSVAESLEEVAGYLRMGGFGIGFITLLGASIGLMNIMLVSVTERTREIGVRKALGATPLRIRQQFLLEAIMICILGGILGVILGIAIGNLISLVIGVGGFLVPWLWMFVAFLICIIVGLLSGYIPAKKASKMDPIESLRYE, encoded by the coding sequence ATGAATTTGATCGAAAATATTAGGGAAGCCCTTAATTCTGTAAAAGTAAACTTGCTTCGTACCATTTTGACCGGGGCGATCATTGCCATTGGTATTTCCTCATTGGTAGGGATGCTGACGGCGATTGACGGAATCAAGACACAAATTGCGGAAAGTTTCTCGGGGCTAGGAGCCAATTCCTTTGATATCCGAAACAAAGGGTATTCAGGTGGTAGAGCCATTCAACAGGGAGTAACGGAGAAGACCTATCCAAAAATCACGTTCAGGGAAACCCAGGCATTTAAGTCTGAATACAGCGCTATTGGTAGCGCTACGGTTTATACCAGAGTAACTGGGGCTGCCGAAATAAAAAGAGGATCCAAAAAAACAGACCCTAATTCAAGGATTACTGGGGGTGATGAGAACTATCTGAATATCAAAGCTATGAAGATAGAGAACGGTAGGAACTTCAGTAATTTGGAAGTTGAATATGGAAACAATGTTTGTGTCGTAGGTACTGAGATTATTTCCACTTTATTCGAGCCCAATGAGGATCCAATTAATCAAAAGATTACAGTTTTTGGAAGGCCGTATGTGATAGTTGGGGTATTGGAGGAGCAAGGAGGAGTAGGTCAAGATCAAGGTGCTGATAGGCAGGTGATTATTCCTATAGAGAATGCTAGTAGATTGGATAGAAATGGGAATTTCAATTATAATATCACAGCCTTAAGTTCTGATGGTACCAAGATCGAGTACGATATGGGGCAGGCCACTGAGATTATGAGAAAGATTCGCCAGGACCGTGTGACGATGGAAGATTCATTTGATTTGACAAAGAGCCAATCAGTTGCTGAGAGCTTAGAGGAAGTGGCAGGGTATTTAAGAATGGGCGGTTTCGGAATTGGATTCATCACCTTATTGGGAGCCTCCATTGGACTCATGAATATCATGCTGGTTTCGGTAACGGAAAGAACCCGAGAAATTGGAGTTAGAAAAGCCTTGGGAGCTACCCCTTTAAGAATTCGCCAACAATTTTTGTTGGAGGCAATCATGATCTGCATTTTAGGCGGAATTTTGGGAGTGATTTTAGGAATCGCCATTGGTAATTTAATTTCCTTGGTTATTGGAGTAGGAGGATTCCTGGTTCCTTGGCTATGGATGTTTGTGGCCTTCTTGATCTGTATTATTGTTGGACTTTTGTCTGGATACATCCCGGCAAAGAAGGCAAGTAAAATGGATCCTATAGAATCACTTCGTTACGAATAA